The window AGCGAAATGATAAAAATAACCCCCATGGCGCGAAGCAATTTCAGAGTAGGTACATGCGCATTGTCCACCATAACGATGACGCGTGGTGGTGAGCTCAACATGATTAATTTCTGTATTAATCGTAGTTCCCCAACCCTACCTGATTGCACATGTACAAACAAATCGTCCAACTCAACATGACGGGTAAATGCGGAATGCGGCGTTAAATGATGATGTGTCATTAATAAAAAACTCAGAGACTCGCGTTCACGCGCAATGCAAGACATTCCTTGCAGGATAAAATTGCATTGACTAAAGATGGCAACTTTTCTCATAACTGGCTTACACATCACATTTTGTTGGTTTTCATTAGCCTTCCAATTTCGATACCACCAGGGTATCGTCGGGGCGAACAACGATCCGCGCCTGATCACCCCGTTCTTTGCCTGTTTGAGCTGGACAGTCCTTTATCTATGTAGAGCCTGTCCGAGGAGATTCCTGGTTTGACCCGCGCTTCCTGCCGGGCAGTCAAATCCAAAAAGCCATTAGCACTGCCCAAACCAGGATCCAGAAAATGGAACACAGGGCTATCACACTGGTGAACACTTTACCGCGATGACTCATTTGTCGCTCCAGACATAAAGGTCGCAAAGAGTCAGCATTGTTTTTTTGCTTCACAAGTGATTCATAAGGGCAGACCCAGTTTGCGGTCAATACGGCCTGCATTGCTCGCTTACTCTAGTGTCAACGTAAACATCGTTTCACTGCGCTGCTGGCTGCCGACACGTGCATCTCCTTCCGCCAGCACCGGTTGTATTTCCAGCCGTACCGTCAGTGCCTTGCCTTCCGCCAGCCTTCCCTGTATAACCGGCGCCAACCGCTGCCCTGTGTTCAAAGCCAGTATGTGCCCCCCGCTCTCCGTAATGACATCGGCAGGCGTTATTGTGCGCAGCTCCACCGCATTGCCGTCCAGCTGCGCATCCAGCAGCCGCAGGCGGGTAGCTCCACGCTCACCGTAACGCAGTCCGCCCAGTTCACTGCCCTCGCCTTCGACCCGTAATCTCATCGTCCGGGAATAGGGGCAGACCACGCTCACCATCAGTGAGCGCGTACCCGGAGACACATTTCCTGCCTCCATGTCTTCCATCTGCCAGCGCGACATCATCCCGTAATCGACCACTGGATTGCTGACCAATAAACTGCAGTGCGTATCCAGCGGCAATGTCGGCATCGGGCTTGATTCCAGGCCGGGGGGCATGGGGTCGGCAGCACTGACGCCTGTGACGCCCATCAACAGGGCCAGTAACCACCGTCCACAAAACACGTTCATCGTTTTTCCTTACCGGCAGGTCGCCGTGGCATTTTCATACAGGGCCGTTGTTTCCGCCGTCTCCGGCAGGTCGAGTTTCATCGTGCACACCGTTTTGCCGGAGCTCTGTACCTCCAGAGCCATCCCCGGCGCTGCATCCGGCACGAAGACCGTACCGTCGTCACCCACCACCGTCACCAGTGCACCCGCTGTGTTGAATACGCTGGCGCCATGCGGCAGGCGTTCGCCATCAGCCATTGCCGTCTTGACCAGCACGCGTCGGGTACGAAGCACATCGAAGTCCACCCGGCCGATGGCTCCCCGAGCCATTTCGCTCTCCTGCCAGGCGTTGCCGATGTCGACATTTTTTGCCAGGCTGCGGGTATCGACCTGAATGGCCGAACGTCGGTAACCGTTCAGCGTCGGTATCACTGCATATCCCCGCCAGTCGGTCCATACCGGTCCCGCCGGTGTATCCAGCCGAACGCCGAACTCTTTGCCCACCCGTGCAATGCCAAAGGTATCGGCCACGCGGTAGGGAGACAGGGTGATACCGTTTTCATGCAGCACGACTGCGCCGCTGGCGCGCGTCGACCAGCTGGTGTAGTTGTCGCTGTCATGGCTGACGCTGGCGTTCAACTGGCTGACCGGCATCACGAAGTCTAGGTTGCCACTGACCGACGTACGGTGATTGCGCAGGTCACGGTCGGTGGCAATACTCCAGCCCCGGTCCTGACTGGTGCGGTCACTGTAGCGAACGCCGGCTCGTGCGCTGCGTTTGGCGGTATTCAGGTAACTGTTGATATCACGGCTTTCTCCCAGCGGCATGCTAAACGACACGTACAGGCGGTCATCCGCCTGACCGCTGAGGGTGCCGGTGTTATGTTCGAGGCTGACCCCCAGGTAGGCGCGACCAAATTGCCGACTCCAACCGCCGCGCAGGTAATCGGTGTTGTTGCCGGTAAAGGTGGTGCTACGTGCCCAAGAGAGTGAAAGGTTGCCCAACCCCTCCATCGACCAATTTATGCCGCTGCCCCACTGGTAACGACTGCGGCTCTGGCTGTTGGGATTGTCCCTGTCGGTCCGTTGCAGTGCATCACTCAGTTCACGATACCCCGCCGTTTGTTGACGTCCATTGACGCTGACGCCAAGACGGTCACTCAAACTGTGGCTGAGCAGGGCTGACAGCAGTGTGCCGGTATTGCCATGATCCGCATCCTGTGCCAGGGTGCTTTGCAGGCTGAGGCGGGTCGGGTTAAACAGCTGAGTATCCAGATTCAGCGATCCGGCACGATAAGAGGCAGAGCCCAGCACGCCGGCATTCAGGCTGGTGAAAGGCGTGAGTTGCCAGCCGGAGGCTACCGTACCCAGCAGCGGTGCCTTGCCGTCCTGCTGCTCGAGCCGGCCGGCGCCGAATGACAGTCCTGGTGAAACCAACGGCGCACGCGCCAGCAAGGTGGCAGCCGGCACAATGAATTGCCGCATCTCACCGTTGCTGCTGGTCAGGGTGACTATCAGGTCAGTACGGGTGTTCAGCAGGGAAAAGCCTTGTAGCCGGAAAGGCCCGGCCGGCACTGCGGTACTGTACACCAGCACGCCGGACTGACGAACCTCAACCACGGACTGCGTCTGTGCAACCCCCTCGACCAGCCCGGCGCCACCCTGGACGGACGTCAGCGCCAACTCGGGAAACAGCTGGAAGCCCAGTACCTGACCGGTGCCGAACAGGGAGTTGGAGAGACTGACCTGGCCGGCCTGCAGCACCTTTTGAATGCCGACGAAACTGCGCTGCACATAGGCGGCCTGGTGATTGATGTGGCCTTCGCCATTGAAGCGAGTAAAGGTCTGGCGACTGCGGACTATCCAGTCACCGGCATTGAATCCAGCTTCGGTTCCGAGCTGGACAAAGTTGAGCCCGCTGGCGGCGCCGGAGGAGCTCAGAT of the Serratia marcescens subsp. marcescens ATCC 13880 genome contains:
- a CDS encoding fimbrial protein, translating into MNVFCGRWLLALLMGVTGVSAADPMPPGLESSPMPTLPLDTHCSLLVSNPVVDYGMMSRWQMEDMEAGNVSPGTRSLMVSVVCPYSRTMRLRVEGEGSELGGLRYGERGATRLRLLDAQLDGNAVELRTITPADVITESGGHILALNTGQRLAPVIQGRLAEGKALTVRLEIQPVLAEGDARVGSQQRSETMFTLTLE
- a CDS encoding fimbria/pilus outer membrane usher protein; translation: MLISVRHCQCQPRRHLLLLLMVILCTAPTWAADETHSHDNLVFDPDTLSERGMDPVIAALFGQAPRFLPGENTVALFVNGNPRGRVRVRFDERGALCATPTFLRAAGLVSSPSHADNAPCFDLQRAWPQAEIHLEPSEGRVMLVVPPEALSAPGAEDGNWQHGGVAGMLNYEAQYLSSSGAASGLNFVQLGTEAGFNAGDWIVRSRQTFTRFNGEGHINHQAAYVQRSFVGIQKVLQAGQVSLSNSLFGTGQVLGFQLFPELALTSVQGGAGLVEGVAQTQSVVEVRQSGVLVYSTAVPAGPFRLQGFSLLNTRTDLIVTLTSSNGEMRQFIVPAATLLARAPLVSPGLSFGAGRLEQQDGKAPLLGTVASGWQLTPFTSLNAGVLGSASYRAGSLNLDTQLFNPTRLSLQSTLAQDADHGNTGTLLSALLSHSLSDRLGVSVNGRQQTAGYRELSDALQRTDRDNPNSQSRSRYQWGSGINWSMEGLGNLSLSWARSTTFTGNNTDYLRGGWSRQFGRAYLGVSLEHNTGTLSGQADDRLYVSFSMPLGESRDINSYLNTAKRSARAGVRYSDRTSQDRGWSIATDRDLRNHRTSVSGNLDFVMPVSQLNASVSHDSDNYTSWSTRASGAVVLHENGITLSPYRVADTFGIARVGKEFGVRLDTPAGPVWTDWRGYAVIPTLNGYRRSAIQVDTRSLAKNVDIGNAWQESEMARGAIGRVDFDVLRTRRVLVKTAMADGERLPHGASVFNTAGALVTVVGDDGTVFVPDAAPGMALEVQSSGKTVCTMKLDLPETAETTALYENATATCR